The genomic stretch CCCTTTTCTTTCTACTACTTCTGGTAATAAAATAATacaaatttacaaaaaataaaaataaaataaaattgtctaTCTACCAACAAAGGTGGGTACCCATGTCAATTCCcaaatacaaaataaataataataataataaaaaaaaaaatcacaaaccgCGTGAGGACCACACAATCTGATCTCATACACCGCCAAGAAAACGAAGCTAGGGAGCTAAAAGTTCTCCAAGCCACTTCAAGgcaatggtccatccatgatctaCGCTCCGCGTCTCacttttccattaacaccaacaTCATCACCGTCAAGATCATTACCGTCATCGTCGTAGTCATCATCGCTTGATAACGGTACCAACCAGCAGTTCCCGTGCAAGTGACCATTCACACATACAAAGTACTCCAGCCGTCCGTTGTGTGACCCCAGCCGCTTCCAGGCACTCTGCGGTACGAGCCGTGCCGCGGTCATACTCCACACGCGTGCCCCGCAGTATGGGCACCTCACGTGGGCTTCTAATTCCACCTGCCTCTTGATCAAGCACGCACGTGTGCGCGACTTCATGAATGCGCTGAAAACGCCCCGGTATACACCAATGTCGTCCTCGTCGGGCCCCATTTCGTGCTCGCACGGATCACTCACGTACAACAAGTCCCCCCAGCACTTCCTTGCCAAGAAGCTCTTCCCAGATGTCTTCGAGAATCGAGATGCTCCCACGAAGTGGCCCGGCAATGTACGGTCCACACGGAAGTGGCGGCTTGATACGCATCCGCAACAGAAGAAGAACAGCTTCGCAAGGGCGTGCCAGCCGCCGCCTACGCGCCCGCTCGGAGCGCTGCTAATCAGTGCCCCTACCATCCTCGGGGCCCGCGATACGCACAGCTCCCTCCACAGAACACGCCTAGCCACTGCACGGAGCTTGTGGCTCACACATGCTACCTTGCACAGCACGTGCGGATCCCAATTCATGGATTCGAAGACCAGCACTAGAATCCGCTCGTCGAGAATACCTGATTCGCTGCAATTCTCGCCGGACCGCTGGTTTTTCCGCCGACGACTCATCTCCGATTGGAGGGATTTTCCGATAGGAAAGAAATGGGCGTTTTGTTCGGTATATATACTGTCTATTAACGGTCTAACAAGTGTCGGATTCTCAGTAGCTGATTAACTAATTCTCGTCAAAGATCTTATTTCTGACACGTGTCTTCCTCCCACTAGTGGGAGGACGCGTGTTGGGTTGAGATTGAAGAGCCGCGTTGCCGAATCGTGGGTCAGACGTTAGATGCTGGGTGAGATGAAGATTGACTGACACGTGTGTAATTAGAGCCGCGTAACCGCGTTTTGAAAGGGGTACTTCTTTTTCATATTCTGGCAGACCATGACGCTTGATACTCTGGCGCTATGAAATTGTAGACGTGGAGTGCATTAAGTCAGATTAAACCGACTAGATTTTAGATCCATCTGTCAATAAGCTGCATTTCAAAAAtaagattgattgtgaaatcCTAACCTTAGATTCGGGGACATTATTTGGGAAAGAGGTTTGGTGGATTGATACAATTCATTTTTAACTGTTCAATAAATGTCAATCAATCTGA from Magnolia sinica isolate HGM2019 chromosome 17, MsV1, whole genome shotgun sequence encodes the following:
- the LOC131231570 gene encoding EID1-like F-box protein 3 encodes the protein MSRRRKNQRSGENCSESGILDERILVLVFESMNWDPHVLCKVACVSHKLRAVARRVLWRELCVSRAPRMVGALISSAPSGRVGGGWHALAKLFFFCCGCVSSRHFRVDRTLPGHFVGASRFSKTSGKSFLARKCWGDLLYVSDPCEHEMGPDEDDIGVYRGVFSAFMKSRTRACLIKRQVELEAHVRCPYCGARVWSMTAARLVPQSAWKRLGSHNGRLEYFVCVNGHLHGNCWLVPLSSDDDYDDDGNDLDGDDVGVNGKVRRGA